The sequence CAATGGTAAGTAATCAGATAAAAACAAGCCACTTAACGCCGCTTGGGCTTCTCTGAGCATGTCGTGGAGTTGGATGTCGCCTCCATCGTCGAAGCCAGAGCCAAAGGCAGTTTTGCATGTTATCTTGCAGGAAAGCGAGAGCAGCAACTCGCTCAGGTTGACCATGGATGAAGCGCGAGCGTGAGAACATATCAGTTTCGTCACTCGCTCCATCTCTTCTTTTCTTATGTCCCTAAAAGAGTTGATCTTCCTGGTGCTGAAGAGTTCGACGGTGCAGAACTTCCGAAGCTGCCTCCATCGTTCTCCGTATGGGATGAGGGTGACGTCGGAGAAACCGTATGAAAACTTGGAAAAGGAGAGGAGCGAAGGCCGACTGCAGCACTCAAGGTCGTGTGTCTTGAGCACTTCCTTAGCCATCTCCGGCGAGGACACGACGACAACGGGGACTCGACCAAGTTTCAAGTGCATGAGAGGTCCATGTTTCTTGGAGAGTTCCCAAAGGGAGCGATGCAGCAAGCTGCTCCCCAAGAGGTGGAGGTGGCCGATGACGGGGAGCTTGGGTGGGCCTGGAGGGAGTTTCCAGGTCGCCGAGCCACCTCTCGCCTTCCGACCTGCGAGAAGAAGTGAAGACAGCAGTGCGAGAACATCGAGAAGATAAGGGAGAGGTGAGAGCAGGAGGGGAGGAAGGGCCATGGTTGCGTTTTGTGATGGTAGCTCACGTATGTTGTTGATAAGGGAATGGTAGGAGTGCCTGCTGATTTATAGTTGTGACACTGTACCGAGCTAATAAGTATTTTGTTCTTTtgagattaataaaaataataaataagataATTATATATCTAACTAGCGGCGGAACAGATCAAAATTCTCTTCTGACTTAACAGTTGGATATTGTGACACTGAGTTGATTTGTTCTCATAGCACAACAAGTACTTTGTTCTTTTGATATTAATGGAAATAATAGATAGGATAATTGTATATCCAGCTAGCGGGACAAGTTAGATCAAAATTCTCTTCTAACTTATAGTTGGATATTGTGGTCATTTTAATTGCTTCACAACAAGTACTTTATCCTTTTGATATTAATGGAAATAATAGGCAGGATAATTGTATATCCAACTAGCCGGATAAATTAGATCAAGATTCTCTTCTAACATATAGTTAGATATTGTAGCAGATCTGTTTTTATATTAATTGTCCACAGCAAGTACTTTGTTCtttgatattaataaaaataataagtaagATAATTGTAAATCCAACTTGCAGGACAAGTTAGATCAAAAATATCTTGTAATTTATAGTTGGATATTATGGTCATATTAATTACTCCATAATAAGTACTTTATTCTTTTgatattaatgaaaataatagatTGGACAATTGTATATCTAACTAGCGAGAGATAAGTTAGATCAAAATTCTCTTCTAACTTATAGTTGGATATTGTGATCATATTAATTGTTTCAGAACAAGTACTTTATTCTTTTGATATTAATGGAAATATTAAGCAGGTAATTGTATGTCTAACTAGTGGGATAAGTTAGATCAAAATCCCCTTCTAATTTATAGTTCAATATTGTGGAGATATTAATTGCTCTATAACAAGTACTTTGTTCTTTTGATATTAATGGAAATAATATGTACGATAATTGTATATCCAAATAGCAGGACAAGTTAGATCTAAATTTTCTTCCAATGGGAAAACCAACCTCTCAAGCTAACACCAATTTGTCACGTAAGAATCATGTGTGATTTTcttaattgtttttattttttaattcaaaagaTGTTTCTTTAAATGGTTTTCTATTTctaataatatttgaaatatccCTTAATAATCTGTAATAAGAATGACAATAAAAAAGACACAATATGATGTcacttataattattttttattaattttataatacttttagaaccttaataaaatattataatactatTGGAAAATACCGTTGTAATTcaaaactgataaaaaaaaaaaagcaaaaaaattgGTAGACAAAATATCATTGAGGTTATTGAGAGGTACTTTATGTATTATTTGAAGTATCAGAatcattttggaaaaaaaaattaaaaacttggAAGTTTTCTTATAGAAATCGTCCAAGCATCATTATTAACCTAGGATTTCATAATTATGATGATTAGATCTCACAGTAAGCTTGCATCATTAGtaagttttattattttttaaaatatattggtGATCTGCAATTAGATATCACACCGGTAAACACTTTATATAAAGATAAAGTTATTTTATCttatcatattatatttatatggtTATATTAAAACTGTAGCAGGCTATTtacattatagatttttttttctttgtttagatcttttttttttaactatatacAATTTCTCTTACACAATCATTAGGCTTGGACATATAAACTTCCATGTCcttctttctttttaatttttaatctatttaatTAAGGATAAGAAAATATatcctcgttttttttttttttttttttgatatattaCCTTCTTTCATCAAGCCATGACTTGGGCAAGGACAAAAGAGGCATCTACTTTTGACCACACAAGTTGAGTCTCTCCTGAAGGTTTCTTTTGGATAtttgaataaaatatttaatccttgATGAAGTATTACTTCCTCTAAAGACAGATGTGGTATGATTACTGTGAGATATTAAGATGTTGATGTTTCATACGCCAAGCCAATTGGAACTATACATTTCTTCTGTAGCTGGACAAAAGATTAAACCAAGGTATTGGCCAGAGCTTTTATGATCATAGTTTTAGTTGTAGGTCCCACCATGGAGTAAAGGTATAGAATCTTGATATGCATAGTTCCACCTACCACAGATTGAGTATTGTTGAACTGTCGAGAAGGTCTTTATCAACATATTAATTGTACATTCGCATACTAAGTTAAATGGAAAGAATCCAATAAAAACTTAACAAAAAGCTTGCATGGAGGAACTCATTTTCTCTGAAATCATCCCTGATAAAGTCGAGTGGTAGCTTGAActcaaattattataatttttataagtatatatattattcTCAACTTATTTAACCTTCATATCGTCTTATCAAAATTTTTTTCATCACTCTGTTTATTCCCTCACTTAAAACCCTTGACATCTCCTTAATACAGAGATTCTTATAGTGATTATGCACAACTACTTGATAATAAGGGTTAGGAAAGAGATGAGAATTACAAGAGTCAATTGTTTAAActatattcatatatttttattatatataatatatcaaatttattagTGATTTATTATTTTCACAATTGTCTGTTTCATGGTGATCGTTATTATGGTATGACGTCTTTATTCTCACTAAATTTTAgatgttataattatttttacccTCGTGATTATGATAGAGGTTTTAATCATATCTTTTTACCCAGAAATTAATGAtggtaatataaaaaataaatgtattGCTATCTCATAAATTGTTaaagattttatatattgtgtcttttttttttaatcaatgaaTAAGATAAGATCCAGTGGCAGGACAGTAATCCGACAAAAGTTTTCTCTCCAGAAATTGCAGCCACAATTATCTTTGATCCTATTTTAACCCCTTCAAGTTAgtcagattttttatttttattttttgacctTTATACTAACGTTACATACTTAGAACATTACTTGCGGAAGAGAAAGAAGGATCTCCCCGACCAATTTTTTGTCCTAATGTACTATATTCATAGTTCAAATGCCTTTCGATTGGAGAAGACATCTCTAGCAATTGAGCTCCAATCGTGTGATGTTCTACCCTTGTTTAACAAAAATAAGCATATGCTGCTTGTGAGTTCCCTTCACACATTTTTCATGTTTCACAAGCCAACGAACGCAAGCAAGCAATTCTATCTCATGTTTATCTTGAATCATAGATTGACCAATGAGAAGGCCAACAAGTTGTTTACGATCATAACTGTTGCATGGACACCTCATTTTTCTGGATGTAGGCTCGCTCCATTGTGACAAAGAGGTATACATTTTTTATTACCATACCAAGTGGATTGAGCATGGTATTCATCAATGTACATACTTGACCTATTTTTGGACATCTTTGGATAAAATTTTAATCAGCATATTCTTATCTGATCAAATCTACATTGGATGTGAGTTAGATTAGGATTCCTAGGTTTTTGAATTTGAGTTTAATTTTGATAGTAAAATTACTCGCCTTGACACAAGCGATAATCATATAATGGCAAACTCAAATAATGAATTTGATGCCATTGAAGTAATCATCTACGAAGAACATGTCACGACTTGGAATTTGATGCCTTATAATCGTCATCAGACAATTTAAATTTAAGGATATTCAATGTATCATATTATTAtgttatattatggatatggatgGAAAATCATATGTAAGCAAAAGATTGGCCACTTCAAAGAATGAGATCTCATGCCTCTTTTAGAATCTCCCGAGCATTACGATTCGATAACGTAAGAAATAGTCCAAGAATAAAAATAAGAGTGAGTAGAAAACACAACATTCGAGAACGCCAAGAGAGTGAGTTTGTATCAAGGAAAAAGCAAAACAATTAAGTGAAGGGAATATCTACAAACTTACTGGAGAAGAGAGTGGAAAGAATATTATTGAAGTAGATAGAGATAGAATGAATAGTTTTGCTTTCCATAATTTCATACCAACAcgtaattcatatatatatatatatataatccaagaAATATAGTAACATAAACACAGGTGATATCATTTCTGACTGTTTCAAATAAAATTATCCCTGTTATATCTAATATAATTTGCTAACCAATTGGTGCATTGGTTACTTTTTCATACAcacatatattatattaaaaatagtaAATTTGCACAAAAGAATAAACATCCCTTGTTACATTTAACAGCTTCCAAGAGGACCTGTCTTACACTCCTTTCCCGATGACACAAAGGTTATTGTAAACAACCCCTACATGCAACCAACATCCATCGTCATCTCTAAGAAGAAACCAAGCCCCACCAATAGTGGTATTACCCTCAAAGGAGCCATCTGACCTAGACTCCCTCGTACTCATTTGTCCGCTTACCCTTTGTCACATCAACAATCACTTAGCAAGAAATTGAGATAGACAATGATTAAGGGTTTATTtgaaaacataatatatatatatatattgtgagtacaatcatattttaaatataaattaatgatTGATAACTTTTTAAATCATATTTGACCCGGATACTACATTGCAAAATGCTCAAATGTGTAAGCATCTCTTATATATTAGCATGTATGATTAATTAGCCTTTAACGTTTGTTTTAATGTCTATATAAGTGTATAGTCATGTAACACAAATCATAGGGGTGAATAATAATTCTCATGTTCTCCATAATTTTCTTCATGGTTCGCTATCTCTTTCGCCCATGACATTAAGGAACAAACCCCAAGTCCACCTAACACAAGTTATACTTTTATGTTCAAGGAGTAAACCTAAAATACTTGAGCCCAACTGttgtaataaataaaaaaacgcaataattattttattttgcaaTGCAATCTTACACCAAGACCCTCCACAAAAGCATATTATCTCTGATCACCTAGACAGTGAATATACGTAAATTAGTCCTCTTTTCCTTCATATTCCGTGGCCATGAGACAGAGCGCAGACTTCCTATGCACAGTAATACCGGGTGCTTCCTCCATGTCAACGTCCTCTTTCGTGAGTCCAAGTGGTAAATGCCAGTTGAAGGAGTAGAGGAGGTTCGCAAGCACGAGCTCCACCACTAACATTCCAAGATTCTTACCAGGGCAGATCCTTCGACCTTCGCCAAATGGTATGAACTTGAAGTCTTGCCCCTTCGTGTCGGAAGAGCCATGCATGAACCTCTCCGGATTGAAGATATCAGGCCTCTCCCACGAATTTGGATCCCTTCCTATCGCCCACGCATTCACGTAAATCATTGTTTTGGGTGGAATAATGCATCCATTTAGTTCTATAGTCCGCATCGTTTCCCTCGGAAGCATCAGCGGAGCCGGAGGGTGCAGTCTCATCGTCTCCTTGATCACACACTTAAGGTAGTGAAGTTGGTGAAGATCACTCTCCTCCACCTTTCCTTTGCTTCCAACGCATCCTCTTACCTCGTCCTGTGTTCTCTTCATCATCTCCGGTTGCCTGATGAGTTCCGCCATCGCCCACACCACGGCTGCTGAGGATGTGTCAGTCCCACCAATGAAAATATCCTACACGGCCATCACAAACTTGAGTTTGGTGATTATAAGGGAAATAGCGTCAACAAGAACTCGATGATATAGAAAGGATGTGACAACTACCGTGAGCAGTCCTTTGATGTTGTCTTCTGTTATATCCTCCCCAACCTTTTGCATGCGGAGCAAAGCTTCCAAGATGTCTTCATCACCGTTACGTTGTTGCTTCTTTCGATCAATATGGTCATCGATAAGTCGTTGGTGGATGCCATCAAACTTAAGAAAGATCCTATTGAGCCTGGCTTTCATCCCCCTTAGCGCATCAACCCACCCGAGCAGTGGAAAGTAATCAGACACAAAGAAGGCGGTCAACAACGCCTGAGCTTCTCTGAGTGTGTCATGGATATCGCCTCCGTCGTCGATGCGACTGCCGAAGGCAGTTCTACAAATGATATTGTAGGAAAGTGAGAGCAACAGCTCACTCAGGTTGACGACGAGAGACTGGCGAGCGTGAAAACATATCAGCTTCACCGTTCGCTCTGTCTCTTGTTCTCTGACGCCCTTAAAAGAGTTGATCTTCTTGACGCTCAATAACTCGACGGTGCAAAACTTCCGAAGCTGCCTCCATCGGTCTCCGTACGGCATCAAGGCTATGTCGGAGCGACCGTATGAAAACTTATCAGTGGAGATGTGAGAAGGCCGGGTGCAGCACTCACGGTCATGTGTCTTGAGGACTTCCTTGGCCAGCTCCGGCGACGACACGACGACAACAGGGATTCGTCCAAGTTTCAGGTGCATGAGAGGGCCGTGTTTCTTGGAGAGTTCCCACAGGGACTGGTGCAGCACCTTGCTCCCCAAGCTGTGGAGGTTGCCGATCAGGGGGAGCTTGTCCGGGCCCGGGGGGAGCTTCCAGGCCGCGGTGCTACTTCTTGCCTTCCGACCTGCGAGAAGAAGTGCAGACAGCAGCGCGAGAACAAGGAGAAGAAAGGGAAATGGGGAGAGCAGGAGTGCCATGCTTGTGCTTTGCGATGGTAGCTCGTGTACGTCAAGGGAAAGGAGTCGCTGCATATTTATCGTTGGATCGTCACACTAGCGGCCAAGATgaaccggggggggggggggccacGTGGTTTGTTATTCGGTCAGGTTTTCATATGttttttttacaatattttagaacgagGGAGGAAGAAGGTCGACTGGCTCATTCAACTCCTCGTAAGTCAATTCGGATCAAAATTCTCTTCCAATTAAAAAATAGAATCATCCTTTGCAGAAAAATCAATTTCCCATCATTAAATGATcagatttttaaaataaatattataaataacaaGATATAATTATTCTAATACtattattttagtatttttaaacATAAACACTCTAAAGTATTAACAAAAACCTGCCAAGTAATGAATATTTCTGATTCAATAACTCGATTGATGATAAtccaattttaaattattatagtcTAACTAACAAGTCTGATCCGATTCTAATAACTATACCTGACTTCACTCACATATCGTAACTCAAGTCCTTTTTATcattaatttgatataatttcttaaaagaaaatacatatagattaaatcatatccTATAAGAAATCAAATCTCTAATTTTCTTCAAAACCTTAATCACATGTAATTAATCGTACCCAGCAATTAAAGGTAGCAAATATATTCCCTTTCAGAAATTATCAAACACTTTTAGATACTGTGTATGTCATTAACCTCCATGATTTCGATTCCTTCACAAAAATTAACGTACCAATTTTTTTTGTCCTTCGTATGACAATTACGTGCTTGGCTATGGCTTGGGGAAGGAAAAAGAAGGATCTCTTTGACCATCTTACCGTCCTATTCGGTCCATTTTTAGAGGCAGTGGATTGGTCGACGACAAACTACGAAGCCTCTCCCGGCCATCGTTTTGTCCAGTGTCGTAGGACAAAGACATGCACGTCCAAGTACCTTTCATTTGGCCATCGAGCTCCATTCACATGCTACTCTTTCCTATAAAGAAGGAAAACCTTGTGGTGAAATTACCTTGTCCATTTTTCTTGCATGTTTCACAAGCCAGTTCTATCTCATGGTTCTCTAGAATTGTTCGTGCATGTCCAGAACTCCATCAATCGGCTGGCTCAAGTTGACCGAATCAAAGCTTACGTAGCTGGCTACTTCTTCTGGCGTGACACACAGAGAGTGCGAAGAAAGTCGGCCGTCATAGAAGACGAAAGCATGCTTGCGACGCAAACTAGTGTTGCACATTTCGATCGAGTGTGTTAAGAGGGCGCTCTCGATTAGGCTATGGTGCTGCGGAGTACACATGAGATTTAACGAAGTTACGCACTCGTGAAGCATGCTTTGcatgctgcggccgcaatccagcTGAGAGAAACGACTGTCGACGATGACAACTTCTGCGAAGCTGCGGTGGGGAATTTGAAGCTTCCAAGAGTGTGTGTTACACGTAAAATAGCAAAATGAATCACGATCGCTAAGAAGAGAAGAACCTTAGATTCTGATGGATAGGGTCAACATACATAATTCAACCAAAAAAAACTCCTATTTTTCTAGCTCcttgttttaaaataaaataattaaaaaattattatattaaataacataCAAGACATTCAAAGTACATAGTTGGAACTTAAGATATACATCAGATTGAACATCAATTcaatctaaaaatatttaatttatgttttttacAATGTGTAAGTGACGAACGTGGGATTTTAGCTTTATATGTTGCGATGATATGTCAAAATCTTTATCAACTAAGATGATCAAAACCTTAAATTTATTAAGTTATGGATCGAACTCGATATATATCTGATAGACTTCTTTAAGTCTTAACGATATGATATCGTTCATTTATTCTTATATTAATCTCTGTCTCatacatgaatattttttaacAATATATAGGTGAGCCTCCCGATCGTTGGATCGCCTTTTAATCTCTGTCTCATAAGATGTAAAAACAGCAGCACGAGA comes from Musa acuminata AAA Group cultivar baxijiao chromosome BXJ3-3, Cavendish_Baxijiao_AAA, whole genome shotgun sequence and encodes:
- the LOC135633227 gene encoding cytochrome P450 71A1-like codes for the protein MHLKLGRIPVVVVSSPELAKEVLKTHDRECCTRPSHISTDKFSYGRSDIALMPYGDRWRQLRKFCTVELLSVKKINSFKGVREQETERTVKLICFHARQSLVVNLSELLLSLSYNIICRTAFGSRIDDGGDIHDTLREAQALLTAFFVSDYFPLLGWVDALRGMKARLNRIFLKFDGIHQRLIDDHIDRKKQQRNGDEDILEALLRMQKVGEDITEDNIKGLLTDIFIGGTDTSSAAVVWAMAELIRQPEMMKRTQDEVRGCVGSKGKVEESDLHQLHYLKCVIKETMRLHPPAPLMLPRETMRTIELNGCIIPPKTMIYVNAWAIGRDPNSWERPDIFNPERFMHGSSDTKGQDFKFIPFGEGRRICPGKNLGMLVVELVLANLLYSFNWHLPLGLTKEDVDMEEAPGITVHRKSALCLMATEYEGKED